One window of Acetomicrobium sp. S15 = DSM 107314 genomic DNA carries:
- a CDS encoding TRAP transporter large permease, giving the protein MVEAALLFGSLIVFIFLGVPIGIAIGLATLFNLTFISDLNPIIITQNAFAGIDSFPLLAIPFFILAGTVMQTGGIARRLLNLGSALIGTVTGGLAMITVITSMFFAALSGSALATVSAVGSFMIPDMKEKGYDESFAAAITAAAGTIGVIIPPSIPFVIYGVVTGTSVGDLFLAGIFPGILIGIGLMITSYVISKKRGYVGQEINVSFNKVMKALFDAKWAIMVPLIILGGIYAGIFTPTEAAVVASVYSILISAFVYHELTLNSLYKAFLEAFMVNGIIVFIVGLSTSFASYLSMQQIPIKMSEALLTLTSNKFIILALTNAILLLVGCFVDNIPATIILSPIFLPIVTKFGITPIQFGIIITYNLAIGFITPPYGQNLFVASAIGGVSIGKIFRGIIPFLFSMIIILMLLTFVPWFSVGILRLLQ; this is encoded by the coding sequence ATGGTTGAAGCTGCCCTGCTTTTTGGAAGTCTCATTGTGTTCATCTTTCTTGGTGTGCCAATTGGTATTGCCATCGGTTTAGCAACGCTGTTCAACCTTACATTTATAAGTGACTTGAATCCAATAATAATCACGCAGAATGCGTTTGCGGGAATTGACTCATTTCCTTTGTTGGCAATTCCATTTTTTATACTGGCAGGTACTGTGATGCAAACTGGTGGAATCGCTCGTCGTTTGTTAAACTTAGGAAGTGCTTTAATAGGAACTGTTACCGGTGGGCTTGCCATGATTACTGTGATAACATCCATGTTTTTTGCTGCGCTCTCGGGATCGGCTTTGGCCACAGTCTCTGCCGTAGGATCGTTTATGATACCTGACATGAAAGAAAAAGGATACGATGAAAGTTTTGCTGCTGCAATCACCGCAGCGGCGGGGACTATAGGTGTAATTATTCCACCGAGCATTCCATTCGTGATTTATGGAGTAGTGACTGGTACTTCTGTTGGCGACCTGTTTCTTGCCGGAATTTTTCCAGGCATATTGATAGGAATTGGGCTGATGATTACAAGTTATGTTATCTCAAAAAAGAGGGGATATGTAGGTCAGGAGATAAATGTAAGCTTTAACAAAGTTATGAAGGCACTATTTGATGCAAAATGGGCAATTATGGTTCCATTAATAATTCTTGGAGGCATTTATGCAGGTATTTTTACACCTACAGAAGCTGCTGTTGTAGCTTCGGTGTATAGTATTTTGATTAGTGCTTTTGTTTATCATGAATTGACTTTAAATTCTTTATATAAGGCATTTTTAGAAGCTTTTATGGTGAATGGTATAATAGTTTTTATAGTTGGTCTTTCAACATCTTTTGCATCTTACTTGAGCATGCAACAGATTCCAATTAAGATGAGTGAGGCACTTCTTACTTTAACAAGTAATAAATTTATTATATTGGCCTTGACAAATGCTATTCTTCTGCTAGTTGGTTGTTTTGTCGATAATATTCCAGCCACTATTATTTTATCTCCTATATTTCTCCCAATAGTCACCAAATTTGGCATAACTCCGATACAGTTTGGCATTATAATTACTTATAACTTAGCGATAGGATTTATTACACCTCCATATGGACAAAATCTATTTGTGGCTTCGGCTATAGGAGGAGTTTCAATTGGGAAAATCTTTCGTGGCATAATCCCATTCTTATTTAGTATGATTATAATATTAATGCTTCTTACATTTGTTCCATGGTTTTCTGTCGGAATTTTACGTCTATTGCAGTAA
- a CDS encoding DctP family TRAP transporter solute-binding subunit, giving the protein MKKILCYAFLIVVASVFICGSSKATAADRGNYKIRLAHVEPEERSLHKCCLDFKNYVEDRSGGKIIVEVYPNAQLGGDRQALETVSLGALEMTAAASAVLSNYDPSFGILDLPFIFKDREATVHACDGKVGQILNSKLPAFGMVGLGFSDYGQRHITNNVRPIHEPKDLKGIKMRVMENPVYVDLFRTLGANPTPMSFGELYTALQQGTVDGQENPPPLIYASKFYEVQKYLSLTGHTWNFNVIAISKAFFDSLPEELRTIVVDGARTQIVEQERVIEAQIQEEYVVKLEQEGMIVNEITPENRQKFVEATQPVRDKYLKGFSEELLLAMDEANQ; this is encoded by the coding sequence ATGAAAAAAATCTTATGCTACGCGTTTTTGATTGTTGTGGCAAGTGTTTTTATCTGTGGTAGCTCTAAGGCCACAGCTGCAGATCGGGGTAATTATAAAATTAGACTGGCTCATGTTGAACCGGAAGAAAGGTCACTGCACAAATGTTGCCTTGATTTTAAGAACTATGTTGAAGATCGCTCAGGCGGGAAGATTATTGTTGAAGTTTATCCGAATGCACAATTGGGCGGCGATCGTCAGGCTTTAGAGACGGTTTCTCTTGGGGCGCTTGAGATGACTGCTGCAGCAAGTGCGGTTCTGTCTAATTACGATCCTTCTTTTGGTATATTGGATCTGCCATTTATATTTAAGGATCGAGAAGCTACCGTACATGCCTGTGATGGCAAAGTTGGGCAAATTCTTAACAGTAAATTGCCTGCATTTGGCATGGTTGGGTTAGGGTTCTCGGATTATGGTCAACGTCACATTACTAATAATGTTAGGCCGATCCATGAACCTAAAGATTTAAAAGGCATTAAAATGCGTGTGATGGAAAATCCGGTATATGTCGATTTGTTCCGCACTTTAGGTGCGAATCCTACGCCTATGAGCTTTGGCGAGCTGTACACTGCTTTGCAGCAAGGCACGGTTGACGGTCAAGAAAATCCTCCACCCTTGATTTATGCATCGAAATTTTACGAAGTACAAAAGTACCTTAGCCTTACTGGTCATACGTGGAATTTCAACGTGATAGCAATTAGCAAGGCATTCTTTGATTCTCTGCCAGAAGAGCTTCGGACAATTGTTGTTGATGGGGCTAGAACACAAATAGTTGAGCAGGAGCGCGTGATAGAGGCGCAAATTCAGGAAGAGTATGTTGTTAAACTCGAGCAAGAAGGAATGATCGTGAACGAAATTACTCCAGAAAACAGACAAAAATTTGTTGAGGCAACACAACCGGTCCGAGATAAATATCTGAAAGGTTTTTCTGAAGAGTTATTATTGGCTATGGACGAAGCAAATCAATAG
- a CDS encoding TRAP transporter small permease encodes MSSFLFSLILVFVQVIMRYIFNYSLSWSEELARYIFVWQSWLGFCLALKHGKHIRIDVVSHRLSPRLKIVFETIAWSLSLIMVLFLVINGFKLLRLLASRGQVSPALRMPMSYAYAAVPVSCLLGSVLIVVYIISLFTSRKG; translated from the coding sequence GTGTCGAGCTTCTTATTTAGCTTAATTTTAGTATTTGTTCAAGTTATTATGAGATATATTTTTAACTATTCCCTATCTTGGAGTGAGGAACTTGCGCGTTATATATTCGTTTGGCAAAGCTGGTTAGGTTTTTGTCTTGCGCTTAAACATGGAAAGCACATTCGAATAGATGTGGTAAGCCATCGGTTGAGCCCAAGGTTGAAAATAGTTTTCGAGACAATAGCTTGGTCGTTGAGTTTAATAATGGTTTTATTTTTGGTTATAAATGGGTTTAAACTCCTCCGCTTATTGGCATCACGCGGTCAGGTTTCTCCAGCTCTAAGAATGCCGATGAGTTATGCATATGCGGCTGTGCCAGTTTCTTGTTTATTAGGAAGCGTGCTCATTGTTGTGTATATTATAAGTCTCTTCACGTCTCGGAAGGGGTAA
- a CDS encoding sodium:solute symporter family protein, which yields MYASKKVRNFDDISVAGRRFGTFSAAVGSASNVAGGASTVGTAADGFKIGLSGGWFGVATALAGPVTAWFMGIVKKVADRHRFVTVGDFLGYRYSKSAKVIAGAVNGISYAGFVAGQAVTLGAVLSSVIGWDFNASIAVGSLVCIGYTIAGGLPAAVYTDYLQLTTIWLGMAVVGLPVALGMVGGFGALVTSLPAEFFDIGRVGVGSVLGVLIPTALSSFVLQAAYAYAICTRNPSMAVKARYLQSGLYIVPTLAALLIGVCGLVYFGSLDNPSQVLPKMILEIFPSGVAGLVLAAVPAATMSTFDTCLTCSVSSFVQDVYKPLINANPSERHTLIVTRVLMVVVGLFAMLVAMAFPRIIPLILWGYAFGVGALLAPTLAAFFWPRATNGGALAAMLVGGLTQLSLTIWKVLPAAIPPVLVSLPISAIVLFAVSMITQPPDPKVIDGMRWK from the coding sequence ATGTATGCTAGTAAGAAGGTTCGAAACTTCGACGATATCTCTGTAGCTGGTCGGCGATTTGGCACCTTTTCTGCAGCAGTGGGGAGCGCCTCGAATGTCGCTGGTGGTGCTAGTACCGTAGGCACCGCAGCCGATGGTTTCAAGATTGGGCTGTCTGGTGGTTGGTTTGGCGTCGCGACGGCCCTTGCTGGTCCAGTGACGGCATGGTTTATGGGTATTGTAAAGAAGGTAGCGGATAGACATCGATTTGTCACGGTGGGGGATTTTCTTGGCTACAGATATTCCAAATCCGCTAAAGTAATTGCCGGCGCAGTGAACGGGATTTCTTACGCTGGTTTCGTTGCTGGTCAGGCAGTTACGTTAGGTGCGGTTCTTTCCTCTGTTATAGGTTGGGACTTTAATGCGAGCATAGCGGTTGGTTCTTTGGTTTGTATCGGATATACAATAGCTGGAGGTCTTCCTGCGGCGGTTTATACCGATTATCTTCAGTTGACAACAATATGGCTGGGTATGGCTGTAGTTGGATTACCTGTGGCGTTGGGCATGGTCGGAGGGTTTGGGGCCTTAGTTACCTCTCTGCCAGCCGAGTTCTTTGATATCGGGCGAGTGGGAGTAGGCTCCGTGCTTGGAGTTTTGATTCCCACAGCCCTTTCCAGTTTTGTTCTTCAGGCAGCTTACGCATATGCAATTTGTACCAGGAACCCATCTATGGCCGTAAAGGCGCGCTATCTCCAAAGCGGCCTTTATATAGTGCCAACCCTTGCTGCCTTATTGATAGGAGTGTGCGGGCTTGTTTACTTTGGGAGTTTGGATAACCCGTCTCAGGTCTTGCCTAAGATGATCTTGGAGATATTTCCATCGGGCGTTGCTGGTTTGGTTTTAGCGGCAGTGCCGGCAGCCACGATGAGCACATTTGATACCTGTCTTACCTGCTCGGTAAGTTCTTTTGTGCAAGACGTTTATAAGCCGTTGATTAACGCCAATCCATCTGAAAGACATACGCTGATAGTAACGCGCGTACTGATGGTAGTTGTCGGTTTGTTTGCCATGCTCGTTGCAATGGCTTTTCCACGCATCATCCCGCTTATCCTGTGGGGTTACGCATTTGGCGTGGGGGCTCTGTTGGCGCCTACTCTTGCAGCGTTCTTCTGGCCTCGTGCCACTAATGGAGGTGCCTTGGCTGCCATGCTTGTCGGTGGCCTGACGCAGCTTAGCTTGACTATATGGAAAGTCCTACCTGCCGCTATTCCTCCAGTACTCGTCAGCCTGCCGATTTCTGCGATAGTTCTATTTGCGGTCTCTATGATAACCCAACCTCCCGACCCAAAGGTTATAGATGGAATGAGGTGGAAATGA
- a CDS encoding NAD(P)-dependent oxidoreductase — MAASDRRVYVVEPEGPEEWFQELKKEAEVIFLYPEKALTPEEVRKVVSDATAMIITSRCGVSAEDMEYAKNLGIISKCGAKPSNVDIDAATKKGIAVTFTPGANSTTVAEFAVMMMMACLRRLNLLIDMVAHDEWRSPYTMGRELRDKVVGLIGYGAIGREVARRLEGYDCQVLAYDPYYKKGDEPKCVTFIDDLKRLITQSDVISIHCMLTDETYHLLSDEEFAMMKSTAVVVNTARGPIIDEEALARALKEEKIWGAAIDVYAEEPAKSTHPLVGLKNAILTPHVAGWTEETIMREVGGAVKSVLAYLRGEEIPGLINPDYAKHRRA, encoded by the coding sequence TTGGCTGCTTCTGATCGTCGTGTTTATGTGGTCGAACCCGAAGGGCCGGAGGAGTGGTTTCAGGAGCTTAAGAAAGAGGCAGAGGTGATATTCCTCTATCCGGAGAAGGCACTGACGCCTGAAGAGGTGAGGAAGGTCGTAAGCGATGCCACGGCAATGATCATCACATCGCGCTGTGGTGTATCTGCTGAGGACATGGAGTACGCTAAGAACTTGGGGATTATCTCTAAGTGTGGCGCCAAACCCTCCAACGTTGATATTGATGCCGCTACGAAGAAGGGCATCGCCGTGACGTTTACGCCTGGAGCGAATTCCACCACCGTGGCGGAATTCGCAGTTATGATGATGATGGCTTGCTTACGCCGGTTGAACTTGCTTATCGACATGGTAGCTCATGATGAGTGGCGCTCTCCTTACACGATGGGGCGCGAACTCAGAGACAAAGTAGTGGGGCTCATCGGTTATGGGGCTATAGGCCGCGAGGTTGCAAGGAGGCTCGAAGGCTATGACTGCCAGGTGTTGGCTTACGATCCCTATTACAAAAAGGGCGATGAGCCGAAGTGCGTGACTTTTATAGATGACCTGAAGCGCCTGATCACACAATCCGACGTGATCTCTATTCACTGCATGCTCACGGACGAGACGTATCATCTCCTCTCTGACGAGGAGTTCGCCATGATGAAATCTACGGCTGTTGTGGTGAATACTGCTCGTGGGCCGATTATAGACGAAGAAGCCCTGGCGAGGGCTCTTAAAGAAGAAAAAATATGGGGCGCTGCCATAGACGTATACGCCGAGGAACCGGCCAAATCAACTCATCCTCTCGTGGGTTTGAAAAATGCCATATTAACGCCCCATGTGGCGGGCTGGACCGAGGAAACGATCATGAGAGAGGTAGGTGGCGCCGTAAAATCCGTGCTCGCCTACCTGAGGGGTGAGGAGATCCCCGGGTTGATCAACCCCGATTACGCAAAGCACAGACGAGCGTAA
- a CDS encoding 4Fe-4S dicluster domain-containing protein has protein sequence MAVYIDKNLCKGCGLCIHFCPKNVFDITDEINKKGFNVAAPTRQKDCIRCKLCEKSCPDLAIVVE, from the coding sequence ATGGCCGTTTATATAGATAAGAATCTGTGCAAAGGGTGCGGACTGTGCATCCACTTTTGCCCGAAGAATGTCTTCGATATAACCGATGAGATAAACAAAAAAGGATTCAACGTAGCCGCGCCGACGCGGCAGAAAGATTGCATACGGTGCAAGCTCTGTGAGAAGTCTTGTCCTGACCTCGCTATTGTAGTTGAATGA
- a CDS encoding aspartate aminotransferase family protein: MEGQKLLEDARKHLSPALSKTTQLVMERGEGPYVYTSEGKRYLDFVSGIAVCSLGHCHPKIVEAAKKQVEKLIHGSFNLGYYPSALELAIKLAEVTPGNLDMFFFSNSGAEAVEGALKLARWNTRKPVFIAYKGSFHGRTFGALSMTASNASYRERYAPFLPTVYHMPYPYCFRCPYNAKPEMCDLECFKEYDRLFHYVTTPSDVAAILIEPVQGEGGYIVPPVRYIKALKDLCEKNEILLIFDEVQTGFGRTGKMFATEHFGVVPDIMCLGKAIASGFPLSAVAASSELMGNWAPGAHGGTFGANPVSCAAAVATLDVFKEEKVLENCVRVGKYFKEKLDGLKVKYPLIGDVRGLGMMLAVEIVDGRGNPNPDATKKITEFCFENGLLFFICGTYKNCIRFMTSLNIGEEIIDEGLGIFEKALASVV, from the coding sequence ATGGAAGGTCAAAAATTACTGGAAGACGCAAGGAAACATTTATCACCAGCTTTATCTAAGACAACGCAGTTGGTAATGGAACGTGGGGAAGGTCCATACGTATATACATCTGAGGGAAAGCGATATCTGGATTTTGTCTCAGGGATTGCGGTATGCAGCCTTGGGCATTGCCATCCAAAGATAGTGGAAGCGGCTAAGAAGCAGGTAGAGAAATTGATACATGGATCGTTCAATCTTGGGTATTATCCTTCTGCTCTCGAGTTGGCTATAAAACTGGCTGAGGTGACTCCGGGCAATCTCGACATGTTCTTCTTCTCCAACTCTGGTGCTGAAGCTGTAGAGGGCGCCTTGAAGCTAGCCCGATGGAATACTCGTAAGCCGGTCTTTATCGCATATAAGGGTTCGTTCCATGGGCGCACCTTCGGAGCTTTGTCAATGACTGCTTCCAATGCCTCTTATCGGGAGCGGTATGCGCCGTTTTTGCCAACTGTATACCACATGCCTTACCCTTACTGCTTCAGATGCCCCTACAATGCCAAGCCTGAAATGTGCGACCTCGAATGCTTCAAGGAGTATGACAGGCTCTTTCACTACGTCACTACCCCTTCCGACGTAGCAGCGATTTTGATCGAACCTGTGCAGGGAGAGGGTGGATACATAGTACCGCCGGTGAGGTATATTAAGGCGCTCAAGGACTTGTGTGAGAAAAATGAGATCCTGCTCATATTCGACGAAGTGCAGACGGGCTTTGGGCGGACGGGAAAGATGTTCGCAACTGAACACTTCGGTGTTGTACCTGACATAATGTGCCTGGGCAAAGCTATAGCGTCGGGATTTCCGCTGTCTGCAGTGGCGGCAAGTTCGGAGTTAATGGGGAACTGGGCACCAGGAGCTCACGGAGGTACATTTGGAGCCAACCCGGTGAGCTGTGCCGCTGCTGTTGCTACCCTTGATGTCTTTAAGGAGGAAAAAGTGCTCGAAAATTGTGTGCGCGTGGGCAAATACTTCAAAGAGAAGCTCGATGGACTTAAAGTAAAATATCCGCTGATAGGAGACGTGCGAGGCCTGGGAATGATGCTAGCGGTGGAAATCGTAGACGGAAGAGGAAACCCTAATCCCGATGCCACAAAGAAGATAACCGAATTCTGTTTCGAGAACGGGCTCCTTTTCTTCATTTGCGGCACTTATAAAAATTGCATAAGGTTTATGACATCGCTTAATATCGGTGAGGAAATAATCGACGAAGGTCTTGGTATTTTCGAAAAAGCATTGGCAAGCGTAGTTTGA